TGGAAAATCTAAAAGTCAAGTTTATGCTATTTCTAGATCTATAGAAAAAATGACAATTGAAAAGTTGAAAGAAAAACCTTGGCATATAGAAGGATCAGAAAATGGAGAGTGGATATTAATAGATTATGTTTCTATTGTTGTACATATTTTTCAAAAAAAACTAAGATTATATTATAATTTAGAAAATATTTGGAATGAAAAATTATAATCATGCTTGATTTATATTTAGATAAATGAAGAAAATTTATGATAGATAAAAAAGTGAAAAGAAAAAATAACTTTTTTTGGATATATGCAGTTATATTAATTATATTTCTGGGAATATTTTTTTTTAAATCTTCTTTTTCTAATCCTAAAAAAATAGATCAAGATACCTTTTTTGAAATTCTCATGAAGGGGGAAATACAAAAAATTATAATTAAACATAGAGAAATTGTACATGTTTATTTAAAGAAAAAGTATTTATCTTCTAATAATCATAATATCAATCAATATGATATAAAAAATCAAAATAATCAAAAATTTATTATACACCCTTTACAATATGAATTTGAAATAGGAGATTTACAATTTTTTCAAAAAAAATTTGAAGAATACAAAAATAAATATAATCTAGATACAATTATTGATTTTAAAAATCAACAGGAATATACTATAACAAAATTTTTTTTTGATTATGGTATATTTCTGATATTGTTAATTATTTTTTGGATTTTTGTATTTAGAAAAATTGGTTCTTCTGGAGGTGGGCCAGGAAGTCAAATATTTAACATTGGAAAATCTAGAGCTAAATTGTTTGATGAAAATGATAATGTTAAAATAACATTTAAGGAAGTTGCTGGTTTAGAAGAAGCTAAGGAAGAAGTTCAAGAAATTGTAGAATTTTTAAAAAGTCCTCATAAATATACTAAACTAGGAGGAAAAATACCTAAAGGGGTACTATTAATAGGTCCACCTGGTACTGGAAAAACTTTATTAGCAAAAGCTGTAGCTGGTGAAGCAAAAGTTCCTTTTTTTTCCATTTCTGGTTCTGATTTTGTAGAAATGTTTGTTGGTGTAGGAGCTTCTAGAGTAAGAGATTTATTTGAAAAAGCAAAAGAAAAATCTCCTTGTATAATATTTATTGATGAAATTGATGCTATAGGAAGAGCAAGAGGAAAAAGTAATATAGCTGGATCTAATGATGAAAGAGAAAATACATTAAATCAATTGCTTACAGAAATGGATGGATTTGGAACACATACAAATGTCATTGTATTAGCTGCTACTAATAGATCTGATATTTTAGATAAAGCATTGCTTCGTCCTGGTCGTTTTGATAGAACTATATTAGTAGATCCTCCTGAATTAAATGAAAGAAAAGAAATATTTCGTGTACATCTTCAAAAACTTATATTATCTGATAAAGTAGACATCAATTTTTTAGCTAGGCAAACTCCAGGTTTTAGTGGAGCTGATATAGCAAATATTTGTAATGAATCTGCACTTATTGCAGCAAGAAAAAATAGATCTAAAATAGAAAATCAAGATTTTTTAGATGCTATAGATCGTATTATAGGTGGATTAGAAAAAAGAAATAAGATTATTAAACCTAATGAAAAAAAAAGAATTGCTTATCATGAAGCGGGCCATGCTGCAATAAGTTGGTTATTAGAACATGCTTCTCCATTAGTTAAAGTAACAATTGTTCCAAGAGGAAAATCTTTAGGATCTGCATGGTATCTTCCAGAGGAAAGACAATTAACAACTCCAGAACAAATGAAAGATGAAATATGTGCTTTACTTGCAGGTAGATCTGCAGAGGAAATTATTTTTAGTAATATTTCAACAGGTGCTTTAAATGATTTGGAAAAAGTCACTAAACAAGCTCAATCTATGGTAGCCATTTTTGGATTGAATGATAAAATTGGAAATATTTCTTATTATGATTCTACAGGACAAAATGAATTTTCTTTTTCTAAACCTTATAGTGAAAAAACTGCTCAAATTATAGATGAAGAAATATCAAAAATTATTACAGAACAATATAAAAGAGCAAAAAATATATTAAAAAATAATGAAAAAAAATTATCTATCCTTGCTAATGAATTATTAGAAAAAGAAGTGATTTTTAGAGAAGATTTAAAAAAAATATTTGGAGAAAGACCTTTTTCTGATGATATCGGAG
The nucleotide sequence above comes from Blattabacterium clevelandi. Encoded proteins:
- the rsfS gene encoding ribosome silencing factor — protein: MLLNKIIEGIKMVKGKDISILNFKNRKNFVCDYFVICDGKSKSQVYAISRSIEKMTIEKLKEKPWHIEGSENGEWILIDYVSIVVHIFQKKLRLYYNLENIWNEKL
- the ftsH gene encoding ATP-dependent zinc metalloprotease FtsH, producing MIDKKVKRKNNFFWIYAVILIIFLGIFFFKSSFSNPKKIDQDTFFEILMKGEIQKIIIKHREIVHVYLKKKYLSSNNHNINQYDIKNQNNQKFIIHPLQYEFEIGDLQFFQKKFEEYKNKYNLDTIIDFKNQQEYTITKFFFDYGIFLILLIIFWIFVFRKIGSSGGGPGSQIFNIGKSRAKLFDENDNVKITFKEVAGLEEAKEEVQEIVEFLKSPHKYTKLGGKIPKGVLLIGPPGTGKTLLAKAVAGEAKVPFFSISGSDFVEMFVGVGASRVRDLFEKAKEKSPCIIFIDEIDAIGRARGKSNIAGSNDERENTLNQLLTEMDGFGTHTNVIVLAATNRSDILDKALLRPGRFDRTILVDPPELNERKEIFRVHLQKLILSDKVDINFLARQTPGFSGADIANICNESALIAARKNRSKIENQDFLDAIDRIIGGLEKRNKIIKPNEKKRIAYHEAGHAAISWLLEHASPLVKVTIVPRGKSLGSAWYLPEERQLTTPEQMKDEICALLAGRSAEEIIFSNISTGALNDLEKVTKQAQSMVAIFGLNDKIGNISYYDSTGQNEFSFSKPYSEKTAQIIDEEISKIITEQYKRAKNILKNNEKKLSILANELLEKEVIFREDLKKIFGERPFSDDIGDMLTTVSHF